Below is a window of Sciurus carolinensis chromosome 6, mSciCar1.2, whole genome shotgun sequence DNA.
ATGCTCCTTCTCCACACAAGTACCTTGCTACCACAGGCCCCAAAGTATTTAGCGCCGAAACAGAAATATTGTCTGAAGCATGCGGCGTCTTCACTTTCCTCCAGGGGTCCCAAGAACATCctttgtagctttttttttttttttttttttcttttttttaaagcaacccAGAATCCCTCATGGATCATACATTGCGTTTGACTTTTTCCCAATGTTTGATTGATGCAGAGCTTGATAAGGAAAGATACGGAGCTCTCAAAGACTTTGGAGAACAAAACCttcaaactaaaagaaaaaatcctaTCACAAAGGACCTTCAGTTGCTGTGTGACTCTCATTCCTCACTACAGATGGGCAAATTGTTTCTTAGAGGGGCCTACGGGTGCCTAATTATTCTAACAGACAAATGCCATCTGCTCcctacaagaagaaaaattggTCAAAAGGTGGTATCAAGGGCCCTGTTCAGGGTACAGCTTGTGTCCTTTAAATACAGCCACATCCTCCAGGCTGATCTGCCCTGGGCCTGATTCAGGGattgaggatgtggaaaaaaagaaagaaaaaatatacaaagaactgttCTCACAGTTCTTACTGTctaattgagaaagaaaaaaagagagaaacggagaaaattaaaataaggcaGTTTGCTGAGGGACAAAGGAGGTGCAGGGCACAAAGCCCACCTTGACCAGTGAAGGAAGAGGGGCATCTAAGCTGGAATCTGAGGGAGAACTGCCCCCCAAGGGCAGAGGAGTCTGCTCAACATGGCAGCCTGGTGAAGGACCAGAGGGAGGCGGGCCCAGTGTGCATGCAGGAGGCGGCAGGGAACCCTGACTGAAAGGCTACCCTGGACCCTGGGACACGGGGCGAGGTGCTTGGACTTCATCGGAAGTCCAGCGGAGAGCCACTGAGACGGGTGTCTGTTTCACAAGGACCGTGCATGTGGAATGAAGGCAGGGAGGCCGAGGAAGCTCTCTGCAGGGAGGCCTGTAGGCCATGGTGTCCTGGGGCTGAGTCGTGGAGGGGGCTATAGAGAGGAGGGAGCAGACGTCAGACTTGTTCAATGATAGGATCCAAGATCTTATAGATAGACTAGAtacaggaaataaagaaaagaaaagaaaggaatccaGGACGCACCCAGTCCCTGTCATTAAAATCACGTTTTGAACAGGTGTGAACACAGGAGGACCCGAGGGCCATGGGCCTGTGTTTGTAAATAGTTTTACTGATTGGCACATGACCACACCCACTGTTTGCATATCGTCCACCGCAGTCTCACCCCACAACGGCAGGAGGGCCTAGTAGTCGCCACACACTCTACacgggctggggtgcagctcagtggtggagccctgcttagcatgtgggaggctccgagttccagcaccaccaaaaattaaaagaaaaaagagaaaagctcTGTAGTTCACAGAGCCAACGATGATATCTGATTCCCTATCTGAAACGTTTGGGCCAGGTCCTATCACAGAACATTGtgttctagagaaaaaaaaaaagatagtctaGTCAAATACATTTGACCAATTATGTattctgtatattgttttctgGCCTCTTCACCATGGATGCACATACCCTGAGACCTCTGGGAAGTCTCACAGGAAAGAAatctatttcctttcttaaagtCAAGATTTCCCAGATGTCTTTGGTCTCAGACCATTTTATGCTTCACACTGAAGAATGCACCTGTGGACACACCCGCTTTAGAAGGATCAGGAGGTGTGTGCTGCAGGCATAAAGGTAGGTGAGGATACAAGAGATGAGATCAGTTAAGATATCATTAAAATGGTCAAGAATCAGAAAAAAGGACCCAAAGAAGGTCTTTGGTCAAAAAGAAAGCCAGGCAGGTGTAGTCGAACACACCTTGaatcccagctactagagagactgaggcaggaagatcgcaagttcaaggatagcctgggaaactcagtgaaaccctgccgcaaaataaagtaaaatatagctcagtgatagagcccttgcctagcatgtgcaaggccttggtttgatcctcagtacttgAAACAAAACTAACAACTGAAAAGTGTGAATTCCAGCTTAGACATCTTGAGCTTTGTTGGTTCACAGTAAGCAATGACCTTCTGCTTCCAGGAAGAGGGACTAGGCATATTTTTCTCCATCCCTCCcactatttgaaagaaaaatcttggacagcagtgttcagaggtgtgGTCCTTGGGAATGACTGGGCCATGGGACTCTGCCTGACTGGCTGGATTAACACAATGATGGATTAACAATTTGATGACATGGGGGGGGGCAGAGCCacgttggaggaagtaggtcactggggtgttcCCTGAGAGGCATTTGTCCTCCCCAGTCCCACTCTCTGGCTTGctatctctgcttcccagctgctgtgAACTATATggctttccaccatgatgttttgcttcacctCAGTCCCAAAGTAGCCAGCTGCCCTTCGCAAcctgaaataaatctttcattctttAAGTGGTTCATGTGaggtatttggtcacagcaacaaaagacTGACTGACataatctcactgagttgtcacAAGCCAACAGTGGGTATTGTTGCTCTCattttcacagacaaggaaactgaggctgggagagACTGTCTcatgcccaaagtcacacatcCACCGAAATGCAGAGTCAAGTATCAGATTGGTGCTTTCTACTACTCCACCCAGTCACCTTGTCCAGGCAGGTTATCTGGAATTAAACCTCAACCCCACGCCCTTCTTGCTGGGTGGTTTGCTTCTCTTTATAAAGTGCTGGAGTTCTGAGAACGAGGTGTCAGACCGTGCGCAGTGGACGGGTGAACAGCTCTTCTTTCCCAGCTTCTCTAAACAGTTGGGCTGGCGTTTAATTTAAGCGCCTGGGTACCATGGCGATGCCAGTGCTATAAATACCCAGGAGCGGCTTCTTTCAGCCAGCCTGCTGGGTAGTGCGCTTGCCGCCGCCCACCCGTTTCCACCCGGGCTCCTGCGCGGGGTAGGAGAGGAGGAGAGCGGCTGCTGAGCAAGAGCGCCCTCCCTCGCTCACGCCCCCGCCCTtgaaactgagatttcatctcctcctccttcagtgcATAATTCATTTCCTGCTCGGTGAAAGACACAACAGCTCCCAGGCCCCAGAGGACTCTTGGATGAGGGCTCTGGAAACAGAACGGACTCAACCTGTCCTGCAGCCCCAGGATCGCCGCTGGCCCAGGAGAATCCAGTTAATGAGTAAAGCAGTAAGGGGGGATGGGGAGGAAAACGCCCTCCTTCCGCAGACTGCTTGGCCTGTTGGGTCTCCTACTCTTTACCCCACGTGGGTCTGTGACCGCATCGGGCAGGTGGAGGAGGACCAGGTATGTCTGTCTTACCTCCTCTCTGCCTGGCTCACGGCAAGCTCAGCCATGATCTACtttggctgccctgcccagcctccaAAGCCTCCTCCAACCTCTCCAGATGGGTCCACAACCCAAAGGAAGGGTTAGGGCATGAGTTCAAGACTGGCCTCCTGGCTACCCCTACACCTGCTCCAACCAGACAGTAGCCCTGAAGTCTCCTCCATAGGTACATTAGTGTCACCTTGCTGGAATTCAGAAGGGAAATCCCGTGGCAGCAGCACTGGTGTCTGGGCTCCATTCTTTACTAAGTGGCTATAGGAAAGCCACTTTACCGCTCGGTGCCTCAGTTtgctcctctataaaatgggatcaATAAGACCAAGGACAATAAATCATTACTCGCAGAGACTCCtttccctatctgtaaaatgaatagGCTGTGTTAGACTTCAACTTATTTCCTGTGCAGTGCTGTATGAAGCACTGAGAAGCCAGAGGTAAATAAGAAACCATTTTGTCTGCCTCGGCTCTCATGTTGCCAAGGATTTCTTCCACCCTAATTTTCTCTGGCTTAGGACATGTTTTCCCATCATTGCAGAAAACAGTCCACCATGAACCTCAAGTAATGCGTGACTAAAGGAAGGGGACATTATTGGCTCAGCCATAGAACATAACTGTGCGCATTCCCCAGGACGTGTGGGAGGGCCAGCATGAGGTAGGGAGGTAGTCACTGAGTAGAAAGACAGATCTCAGCAGAAGTTCTCCAAGCCTCTGTTGCCCTGAAGATTGCAGGTGCCAACAGGAAGCTGTGCTGACATTTCCACGCCcttctttctttgcatttaatTTCTCCTCCTCACCATCTCCATGAAATATGTCACCCTGTCTCTTAAGGCATGTGTTGAAAAGTTGCCTTTCTTCATGGCTTTTGCAGGGGAATAACTGATTTAAATGggcattgtttttaaaaaacaagcaacCTGTCCCAGGCTTGTTGTCTCCCGTGGGCCACCTGGCTCTGAAAGCAAATGCAGAAAGGTTTGGCCAGTCGTCACTTCTGCTTGGCTTCAACCATGATGGCCTGTCTCCTTGAACTCAGCACACAGGCAGCCAGACACAGCCCCAGGAGGAAGGTCGGGAGAGGCCAGGGCCTCTTGTCTTCTGTTCGGATTCCTGCAGTTCAGTCACCTGTAGAATAAACTCCACTGTGGTCTATCACGTGGCCAAGCCGGTTCTACCTTTAAACCCCAGCACGTTTGCCCTGGGCCTCACAGAATGCAGGGGGGGTGATGATTCACCTGCCCGGCATGGGGTAGGTGGCCATCTGTTTTGTGACCTCACCCTGCTTGAGCTTCTGGGAGATAACCTGGGATTCTTTTGTCAGGGGTGGGAGGGACAAGGCCTTGAGTTAGTTCCTACCCTGGTCTTTCTCCTGCTTTCCAGGTCAGGTGTAAAGGTCCAAAGGAGCGAACATTTAGAAAATGCCAGGCCGTGGGCATCTGAGTTAAAAAGAAAGTTAGATTTGAAAATCTGCAAGGTGTTTCACAATGAACACATCCAGGTACAAGACTTGGTTGAAAATAGGACACACACAAGAAGTCAACAATGAGGAGAACCGTCACGAGCAGCCACCCATAATTCTCAGGGAAGGACATGGGCTTATTTTGAGCAGAAATGGTCCACTTTCACAGAGGTGGCTTGCTGTCAGACAGGGTGCTCCAAATGACCCCCATGAGGCTGCTGAGCTCATGGCTCCTGAGGTCATGGCTACCAAAGTGCTTTCACCTTTTACAACCATCCCCTAAGGAGTTCATattattgtgtgatttttttttttttttgggcccCAAACTAACACTTCCATTCAGCAAGATGTCCAAGTTCACATAACTGGAGAGTAGTGTGCATTTGGGATCCAAGTAGCTTAATTCCAGAGGTCTTGCTTCTCAGTCAAAAAATTACGAAACAAACATTAATATTCCATATCTAAACCACAGAGAGGTCCTGGAGCGACaggggaatttttaaaagaaggaaaacatagGTTAGTTGTTGAAAGCAATGGCCCTAGAATCAGACAGACCTAGTGTGTCTCATTAGCTGGGTGCCCCAGACCATTCTGAAGCCTCTATTTCCTCATCCAAAAAATGGCCATAATATATAAATTTCCCTATTCCAGAGGGTCGTTGTGAAGAGTAAAGGAGATCAAGTGTGAGAAACACCTGGCATAGGGTCAGCTTCATTTTTGGGCTGTTGCTCTAATCAATAATTAAAGGTTTtttctgggggtgtagctcactggaaggtcacttgcctggcatgtgcaaagcCTAGactggattctcagcaccataggAAAAACTAAAACTGGGAGCTTTTTACATAGTCAGAGGTTGACCCAAGCCAAGAAAATGGAGAGGGTTGAGGGAGTTCCCCATGAAGGAATGGGGAACTCCTACTTTTGGGTGTATGGAAACTTCCTGAGGCCAGAAGGTTGGTTCCTGCACTTTGGTGCCTAGGATTTGTGGAAGGAGGGACAGAAGAGCCAAACACTGAGCCCCTCAGCCCTGGCCTCAGGGAAATAATTAACTTTGCAGAAGCTGAAGAGTTCACCACCGGGGGTCTTCTCTATCAAGTGGAGATGACACCATGAACAGGGGAGTCTCTCTCTTGCTCAGCACATTCTGGCCCATACAGGCTCAGGGAGTGACACTTCTGGGAGACCACAAGACTCAGACAAGAGGATACACTGTACTGTGCTTCATTTCTCTGGTCCAGCTTCCTGTCACACGTCCACTGCAAAAATGGTTGCTCTCATCCTCGGAAAACACCATCTAAGCCATGTACAAGTGCAAATTCAGCTGATCCTAACTGAATCCTGTGACCCTCTATTTTGGTGTTTAATCCagtattttcaaattctcaagaaacattgtctgttttatttatgttttgcttttttgactGGATTGGCCTGGAACTCCcaagctcaagtgatcctcctgcctcagcctcctcagtagctgggaccACAAGGTACACACTACAGTGCCTGGcagattgttttaatttcttcccttaaAATGTTTTCGATATGGAATTTTGctcctccctttccccttcctgccACCTTTCTTACCGTCACAGGTAAGTACTCAATTTAACTAACAATATCATGACTATTACTTTTACAAAGTGCTTCCCCTGACAACTTCTGGAAGTCCCCCCAAGGAAGCAGATCCATTGTACTAATTTTAGGGACCCTAAGGAGAGCCAGCTACATTTGCAAAttaaggggtggggtggggtagcTGAAACAACGTGGGGAGAATTGAAGAAGAGGGAGACAGATGGTGCATGTGCTGGGGGAAGGGACAAGAGAGCCTGGAAAACTTATGTTCCCCGATTTAAAAGAATCTTCCCACTTAACCACTTCTTGCCTGACTCCTGATTGCACATACCAGAAAAGCTGGCGTGTTGGGGCCACCTGTGCCAGAGCCCTGGACACTCGGGGTGGGAGAGCCAGTAGCGCTGGGAAGCCGAGGCAGAGAGGGTCTCGTCCTGACCTCCTGGGCTCCGGTCTGGCTCTGGATCCCAGGTAACCGGCAGTCTCCCATCCCCTTGGCAGGGGCAGCGCAGGGGTGGTCGGCGGTTCGGACTGTCCCACGAGGGGGCGCGTCTCGGGCCCTAGGACCCGCCCTCGTGGCGCTGAGCGCGGGGAGGAGACCCGGGAACCCAGGCGCCCGGCGCTCCGCCTCCCGTTTCCGGGGCAGCGCAGTTACCTGCACCGCCCGAGCCGCACCTGGCGGAGGCAGAGTCGCAAAGCGGGCGAGTTCGCAACGGCCGAGCGGAGAGGAGGAACGGCGCCCGGCTGGGGAGGCGGCGGGCGGCGAGCAGGGCGCCGGAGGCGGTGGAGGGCAGGCGGCAGCCGCGCTCGGCCCGCTCCGCTCCGCCTGGGCGGCTGGGCGCACCCGGCCCGCACCGCGCTGCTGCGGGCGCACATGGCAGCGTGAGAGGCGGGCGGCGGGAGGAGCGGGCGGCGCCGGGGCCGCAGGGCCGCATGGACAGCGGCGCCACCCCGGCCGGCCCCCGTTAGGGTCCCCAGTCCGCGGGCGCCACCCCCCGATCATGGTGCCTCGGCGGCCGCCTGGACTAGGGACGGCCGGCCGGAGCCGCTGAGCCCGCGGCGGCCGCGAGCTGCATGGGGGAGCTCGGGCCGCGCTCGGGAAGATGCCCCGGCCGGAGTTGCCCCTGccggagggctgggaggaggccCGCGACTTCGACGGCAAGGTCTACTACATAGACCACACGAACCGCACCACCAGCTGGATCGACCCGCGGGACAGGTAGGACCCCGCAGCCCCCGGGACCCCGCTTGGGTCCCCAGCTGCCCTTGGGGCCGCCGACTCGGGCTGGGCAGGGGGCCGGGGAGCTCCGCGTGGCCCTCGCGCTTTCTTCAGTTTGCCTGCCACCCCCGCCCCTCTGGAGCGCCACTGCTGCCCCAGTGGGGTGCCGAGAGGAGGGGGCGGCCAGGGAGCCGGCCCGTCCGCCCCACCGCCGTCCCCAGCGGTTGCACCTAGGCCCCGGCCGGCACCTGCCCAGAGTTT
It encodes the following:
- the LOC124986942 gene encoding atherin-like, which produces MIGGWRPRTGDPNGGRPGWRRCPCGPAAPAPPAPPAARLSRCHVRPQQRGAGRVRPAAQAERSGPSAAAACPPPPPAPCSPPAASPAGRRSSSPLGRCELARFATLPPPGAARAVQVTALPRKREAERRAPGFPGLLPALSATRAGPRARDAPPRGTVRTADHPCAAPAKGMGDCRLPGIQSQTGAQEVRTRPSLPRLPSATGSPTPSVQGSGTGGPNTPAFLDLSVV